A window from Moritella yayanosii encodes these proteins:
- a CDS encoding metal-dependent hydrolase, protein MDSVTQIVLGGAIGAAIGHKQLGRSAIVIGGVLGTLPDLDVFIPAADAVASFTEHRSFSHSLLVLFPFAFVCFTALKLKFKTDVISNQRLFWLCCLTLVTHPLLDAFTSYGTQLFWPLAGHPVSIASIFVIDPLYTIPLLVGCVYLWRSKESKDKRKARRINHIGLMLSSGYLLLSVLLQTQMQNKVETALQASGIPTDKIFISPLYPSLNWWGAIVVDDGVYYDVKLNVLTNSLDISAQQDLGYGVIDVSTPALTSLDWFTNGFIRLEDVEGRLVATDLRMKTGHIGYAFKFALAEKDTEGWKEISPLRL, encoded by the coding sequence ATGGATTCAGTTACTCAAATTGTATTAGGTGGTGCTATTGGCGCTGCTATCGGTCATAAACAACTTGGCCGTAGTGCTATTGTTATCGGTGGTGTTCTCGGTACGCTGCCCGATTTAGATGTTTTTATACCAGCCGCGGATGCTGTCGCAAGCTTTACGGAACATCGCAGTTTCTCTCATTCCTTGTTGGTATTATTTCCCTTTGCATTCGTTTGTTTTACTGCGCTTAAATTGAAATTCAAAACGGATGTCATTTCCAATCAACGGCTGTTTTGGCTGTGTTGTTTAACCTTAGTTACTCATCCGCTCCTTGATGCGTTTACCAGTTATGGTACACAATTGTTTTGGCCGTTAGCGGGGCATCCTGTTTCTATTGCCTCTATTTTTGTTATCGACCCCTTATATACAATCCCGTTATTAGTCGGTTGTGTTTATCTGTGGCGTAGTAAGGAGAGCAAAGATAAGCGCAAAGCCAGACGCATTAACCATATTGGTTTAATGCTGAGTTCTGGCTATTTACTATTGAGCGTATTGCTGCAAACGCAGATGCAAAACAAAGTAGAGACAGCCTTACAAGCAAGCGGGATACCAACGGACAAAATATTCATCTCACCGCTTTATCCTAGCCTTAACTGGTGGGGTGCTATCGTAGTCGATGATGGTGTTTATTATGATGTAAAACTCAATGTACTAACCAACTCGTTGGACATATCGGCACAGCAAGACTTAGGTTATGGCGTGATTGATGTCTCTACACCTGCGTTAACATCGCTGGATTGGTTCACTAATGGGTTTATTCGTTTAGAAGACGTTGAAGGGCGATTAGTTGCGACTGATCTTAGAATGAAAACAGGACATATAGGTTATGCTTTCAAGTTTGCGCTGGCAGAGAAAGATACCGAAGGTTGGAAAGAAATATCGCCATTACGATTGTAG
- a CDS encoding YcjX family GTP-binding protein, which yields MNKASRKATSLKEEGLASIAKLQNRYFCIGITGLSKSGKSTFITSLINQLMNHEKASLAGFSPVLSERLLGVKMHPLADADIPVFPYEKNYQSLTQAKWPASTTNISGCLLELRLSRAGRRLNPLKADQFSLFLEIRDYPGEWLLDLPLREMSFSRWSEQCQAQYQASPRRELIGDLFDELTQLDPLSVADETVLKSLNVKFVQFLHDCKYKHSSLSLIQPGRFLLPGTVENAELLNFVPLLGCQKYSDDMLNEAADNSYYKLCQRNYQGYVKQLVDPFYKNFFSRIDRQLVLVDVVNTLNAGPDYLDDMRQALTNITESFSYGRQNRLVQLFKPKIDKVIFAATKIDQVLSEDHDAVRQLLGVIVKQAYKSAQHEGVQPICEATAAVRSSREIEYQGDRGIAGCGENGEPIGYIHPTIPTRIPEGEQWQPFLDWQIPLLNPPQGLSYSNQDVLPHIRIDTILNELIGDKCL from the coding sequence ATGAATAAAGCATCCCGCAAAGCGACTTCTCTTAAAGAAGAAGGGCTGGCGAGTATTGCTAAGCTGCAGAACCGTTACTTTTGTATTGGTATAACAGGCTTGAGTAAAAGTGGCAAATCGACTTTTATCACCAGTTTAATTAATCAATTGATGAACCATGAAAAAGCAAGCCTCGCTGGTTTTTCACCGGTATTAAGTGAACGTCTTCTTGGTGTAAAAATGCACCCGCTAGCGGATGCTGATATTCCAGTATTTCCTTATGAAAAGAACTACCAAAGCTTAACGCAAGCAAAATGGCCTGCATCAACCACAAATATTAGCGGCTGTTTACTTGAATTACGATTATCGCGTGCAGGACGCCGTTTAAACCCGTTAAAAGCAGATCAGTTCTCTTTATTCCTTGAAATTCGAGATTATCCGGGTGAATGGTTACTCGATTTGCCGTTACGTGAAATGAGTTTTTCACGTTGGAGCGAACAATGCCAAGCACAATATCAAGCATCACCACGGCGTGAATTGATAGGGGACTTATTCGACGAATTAACACAGCTAGACCCATTGTCAGTTGCTGATGAAACGGTATTAAAATCATTAAACGTGAAGTTTGTGCAGTTCCTTCACGACTGTAAATACAAACACAGCAGTTTAAGTTTGATCCAACCCGGGCGATTTTTATTACCAGGTACAGTTGAGAATGCTGAGCTATTAAACTTTGTGCCGTTACTGGGCTGTCAGAAATACAGTGACGATATGCTAAATGAAGCGGCTGATAACAGCTATTACAAGCTTTGTCAGCGTAATTATCAAGGTTATGTGAAGCAATTAGTGGATCCTTTTTACAAGAATTTCTTTAGTCGTATTGATCGTCAATTAGTGCTGGTGGATGTGGTGAATACCTTAAATGCAGGGCCTGATTATCTTGATGACATGCGCCAAGCATTAACCAATATTACCGAGAGTTTTTCGTATGGTAGACAAAATCGCCTGGTACAGTTATTTAAGCCTAAGATTGATAAAGTAATATTTGCAGCAACCAAGATCGATCAGGTATTAAGTGAGGATCATGATGCTGTTCGCCAGCTGTTAGGTGTGATTGTCAAACAAGCTTATAAGAGTGCACAACATGAAGGCGTGCAACCAATTTGTGAAGCTACGGCAGCGGTGCGCTCTTCTAGAGAGATTGAATATCAAGGTGACCGTGGTATAGCGGGCTGTGGTGAGAATGGCGAACCGATTGGTTATATTCATCCCACTATACCCACACGTATCCCCGAAGGTGAGCAGTGGCAGCCATTTTTAGATTGGCAAATACCCTTGTTAAATCCACCACAAGGGTTGTCGTACAGTAATCAGGATGTATTACCACATATTCGCATTGATACTATTTTAAACGAATTAATCGGGGATAAATGCCTATGA
- a CDS encoding TIGR01620 family protein, whose product MTKQVDSHVVDRATTRNQGKTINMHAEDVVLTPSREAKVFMPDLDNDLSKVPVSITADDTVDETYSGLTLEALPIKGLKSFVIGIASLFGVMSLWQIYTIFQSVLALHWIAAAGFAGLIVIVAMLALRSVFSFMSDKENMAALQGIQDKAEQLKATNDVGQAQGFIVKLTAFYKGKPQAPLLAKCIKSLPDYSNDKEAMVHLEQVFLVPLDKEALRRVSKYSLQTGVVVAASPWAAVDMLLALWRSMKMIDEVGQIYGMRPSLANRYKLLKSVIRYLAFIGVTELALDEMLQEFGTTSLASITGARVSQGIGASVYTARIGLAAVTACRPIGFSADNKPKLKDFIKRIVQRMNG is encoded by the coding sequence ATGACCAAGCAAGTAGATAGCCACGTAGTCGACCGCGCAACAACACGCAATCAAGGTAAAACAATTAACATGCACGCAGAAGATGTGGTGCTGACGCCAAGTCGAGAAGCCAAAGTATTTATGCCCGATCTCGACAATGATTTGAGTAAAGTGCCAGTATCAATTACTGCAGATGACACGGTTGATGAAACATACAGTGGGTTGACGCTAGAAGCGCTGCCAATCAAAGGTCTTAAATCGTTTGTTATCGGTATTGCGAGTCTCTTTGGGGTGATGTCGTTGTGGCAAATTTATACTATTTTTCAAAGTGTGTTAGCCCTGCATTGGATTGCGGCGGCAGGTTTTGCGGGATTGATTGTCATCGTTGCTATGTTGGCATTACGGAGCGTATTTAGCTTTATGTCTGACAAAGAAAACATGGCGGCGTTACAAGGCATACAAGATAAAGCTGAACAGCTAAAAGCGACCAATGATGTAGGCCAAGCACAAGGTTTCATTGTTAAGTTAACGGCGTTTTATAAAGGCAAACCACAAGCGCCCTTGTTGGCTAAATGCATAAAATCATTGCCTGATTACAGTAATGATAAAGAAGCCATGGTGCATTTGGAACAAGTGTTTTTAGTACCTCTAGATAAAGAAGCATTACGCCGCGTATCTAAGTACAGTTTACAAACCGGTGTTGTGGTTGCGGCAAGTCCGTGGGCGGCGGTGGATATGTTGCTGGCATTATGGCGCAGCATGAAAATGATTGATGAAGTAGGGCAGATATATGGGATGCGTCCTTCGTTGGCCAACCGTTACAAATTATTGAAAAGCGTGATCCGTTACTTAGCATTTATTGGTGTCACTGAGTTGGCGCTTGATGAAATGTTACAAGAATTTGGTACTACTAGCTTAGCGAGCATCACTGGCGCACGTGTCAGTCAAGGTATTGGCGCTAGTGTGTATACGGCACGTATTGGTTTAGCGGCCGTGACGGCTTGTCGACCGATTGGCTTTTCTGCAGACAACAAACCAAAACTGAAAGATTTTATCAAGCGTATTGTACAGCGCATGAATGGTTAA
- a CDS encoding DUF3302 domain-containing protein, with protein MMLEYVALGLLVFVAIVLFYGVIVIHDIPYEIAVHRNHPHQDAIHVAGWISLFTLHVIWPFLWIWATLYRTDRGWGFSDGHSSKEHIERLELELAEVKQRINALEGGSE; from the coding sequence ATTATGCTGGAATACGTTGCACTAGGTTTACTGGTGTTTGTTGCTATTGTGCTGTTTTATGGTGTCATCGTTATACATGATATTCCTTATGAAATTGCTGTTCACCGAAATCACCCGCATCAAGATGCGATTCATGTCGCAGGCTGGATCAGTTTATTTACACTTCATGTAATTTGGCCATTTTTATGGATCTGGGCAACCTTATACCGAACTGATCGCGGTTGGGGTTTTTCGGATGGACATTCAAGTAAAGAGCATATCGAAAGATTAGAACTTGAATTAGCAGAAGTAAAACAACGTATTAATGCGTTAGAAGGAGGGAGTGAATAA
- a CDS encoding HlyD family secretion protein: protein MDLLLILTYTALCIAIFKIFKIPLNKWSVPTAILGGIILIGGLIFTMNYNHPFSEISREYYVTTPIVPAVNGTVIEVPVKPNQLLKKGDVLFKLDPKKFRNKIASIEANLTVAESDFKRAKALYRKGIGKQRDVDLTRAQVDDLTAKREIALYDLDSTVVRAPTDGYVVQQALRPGMRAVSLPLRPVMVFKHKGEKMLVGWYRQNSMLRLEKGSKAEVIFDGLPGKVFSAIVIGAIPAIPEGQIQASGTLISVQSARVPGRIAVLFEIDDPRFDQYSDVMMGGAYGQTAIYSTHFEHVAIMRKILLRMASWMNYFFPFH from the coding sequence ATGGATTTATTACTCATATTAACGTATACCGCTTTATGTATTGCCATATTCAAAATATTTAAGATCCCATTAAACAAATGGAGTGTGCCAACTGCTATTCTTGGCGGTATCATACTGATTGGCGGCTTGATTTTCACGATGAATTATAATCATCCATTTTCAGAAATTAGTCGTGAATATTACGTCACTACGCCAATCGTGCCTGCGGTTAACGGCACTGTGATTGAAGTACCTGTTAAACCTAATCAGTTATTGAAAAAAGGGGATGTGCTATTTAAGTTAGATCCTAAGAAATTTCGCAACAAGATTGCTTCAATTGAAGCGAATTTAACGGTTGCAGAATCTGACTTTAAACGCGCTAAAGCACTGTATCGTAAAGGTATAGGTAAACAACGTGATGTTGACCTTACCCGAGCCCAAGTTGATGATTTAACCGCTAAGCGTGAGATTGCGCTGTATGATCTTGATAGTACCGTTGTACGTGCACCGACCGATGGTTATGTGGTGCAGCAAGCATTACGCCCTGGCATGCGCGCTGTGAGTCTGCCATTACGACCTGTGATGGTATTTAAGCATAAAGGTGAAAAAATGCTGGTTGGTTGGTATCGTCAAAACAGTATGCTACGTCTTGAAAAAGGCTCTAAAGCTGAAGTTATCTTTGATGGTTTACCAGGCAAGGTATTTAGCGCGATAGTGATAGGTGCGATTCCGGCGATCCCTGAAGGGCAAATACAGGCATCAGGCACGTTGATTTCGGTGCAAAGCGCACGTGTTCCTGGTCGTATTGCAGTATTGTTTGAAATTGATGATCCTCGTTTTGACCAATATAGCGATGTGATGATGGGCGGTGCGTATGGTCAAACTGCTATCTATTCAACGCATTTTGAACATGTGGCAATTATGCGTAAGATATTGTTACGTATGGCGTCTTGGATGAACTACTTCTTCCCATTCCATTAA
- a CDS encoding zinc ribbon domain-containing protein, producing the protein MNRNDNNSNENSCNQCHEPLDWQSGGYHCSHCKLDYKKISFCPDCNAALEKLQACGATNYFCNTCNSLKSKRRVSHQFKLV; encoded by the coding sequence ATGAATCGCAATGACAATAATAGTAATGAGAATAGCTGTAACCAATGCCATGAACCACTGGACTGGCAGTCTGGGGGATACCATTGCAGTCATTGTAAACTGGATTATAAAAAAATCAGTTTTTGCCCAGACTGTAACGCAGCGTTAGAGAAACTACAGGCATGCGGTGCAACGAACTATTTTTGCAATACGTGCAACTCGTTAAAATCAAAACGTCGCGTTAGCCATCAATTCAAGCTTGTTTAA
- a CDS encoding DEAD/DEAH box helicase, whose protein sequence is MSEFKEFSLLESIIDRVSLKGYKQPTPIQKECIPALINGNDLLGIAQTGTGKTAAFSLPIINNLGRNKIDINAKSTRSLILTPTRELASQIMQNIDDYADGLGLKTKVVYGGVGRQNQVDSIALGLDILVATPGRLLDLIKTGDINFKALEVFVLDEADTMLDMGFFKDVQRIISKLPKNRQTLLFSATMPAEIEILADAILTDPTKIQITAETVTIDLINQSVYHLEKSNKVPLLLNILKQPDYEKVLIFCKTKPGADIIVQALEAASITAASLHSGKTQAVREEALQNFKDSNLSVLVATDVAARGIDVDNITLVINYNLPEDPRNYIHRIGRTARAGKSGMAISFAVENDITLLHSIEKSIGQGIPVVTDQPFHKTFSAAPKKAKKKVKKRNRR, encoded by the coding sequence ATGTCAGAGTTTAAAGAATTTTCACTTTTAGAGTCAATTATTGACCGCGTTAGTCTTAAAGGCTATAAACAGCCCACACCGATCCAAAAAGAATGTATCCCAGCGCTTATTAATGGGAATGATCTTCTTGGTATCGCGCAAACGGGAACAGGAAAAACTGCGGCCTTTTCATTGCCTATTATCAATAATTTGGGACGCAATAAAATTGATATCAACGCTAAAAGCACGCGTTCGCTCATACTAACGCCCACGAGAGAGCTTGCCTCGCAAATAATGCAAAACATTGATGACTACGCAGATGGTTTAGGGCTTAAAACTAAGGTGGTTTATGGTGGCGTAGGAAGACAAAATCAAGTTGACTCTATCGCACTTGGACTTGATATTTTAGTGGCCACCCCTGGCAGGCTATTGGATTTAATTAAAACCGGCGATATAAACTTTAAGGCATTAGAAGTATTTGTGTTAGATGAAGCAGATACAATGCTTGATATGGGGTTCTTTAAGGATGTTCAACGCATCATATCTAAGCTGCCAAAGAACCGACAAACACTATTGTTTTCAGCGACTATGCCTGCTGAAATAGAAATACTTGCAGACGCCATATTAACGGACCCGACAAAAATTCAAATTACGGCGGAAACGGTTACTATCGATCTGATTAATCAAAGTGTATACCATCTTGAAAAATCGAATAAAGTGCCTTTGCTACTTAATATCCTGAAACAACCTGACTATGAAAAAGTGCTCATCTTTTGTAAAACAAAGCCTGGCGCTGACATCATTGTTCAAGCACTAGAAGCAGCATCAATCACTGCCGCTAGTCTTCACAGTGGTAAAACACAAGCAGTTAGGGAGGAAGCGTTACAAAACTTTAAAGATTCTAATTTAAGCGTATTAGTTGCAACTGATGTTGCTGCTCGTGGCATTGATGTTGATAATATTACGTTAGTCATTAACTATAACCTTCCTGAAGATCCAAGAAACTACATACACCGTATAGGACGAACTGCTCGTGCGGGGAAAAGTGGAATGGCCATTTCATTTGCTGTAGAAAATGATATAACGCTATTACATAGTATTGAAAAAAGCATCGGACAAGGCATTCCTGTTGTTACAGACCAGCCTTTTCATAAAACGTTTTCAGCAGCGCCTAAAAAAGCCAAGAAAAAGGTTAAAAAAAGAAATAGAAGGTGA
- a CDS encoding helix-turn-helix domain-containing protein, whose translation MLLGIKLKANPTNEQKQVLSQWMGCAKFIWNAKCGEEKYYSVFARKYYSIGTYAPVDQKAAQFKSKELSPWLYNCPSQIIRNSAVNWYQTYQKFMKGECGKPKVKSKSDRGSVHLTKEVFKFVKCDDGVTRLFIGTKTNNIGFLSFKAHSKFTEPKSIYIKKERGLYSVSFCYDDGFDEKTLPSDEEHLSYLKSATKEF comes from the coding sequence GTGTTATTAGGTATTAAATTAAAAGCAAACCCGACTAACGAACAAAAACAAGTTCTTTCTCAGTGGATGGGTTGTGCAAAGTTTATCTGGAACGCTAAATGTGGTGAAGAAAAGTATTACAGTGTATTTGCTCGTAAGTATTATTCAATCGGCACTTATGCACCTGTAGACCAAAAGGCTGCACAGTTTAAATCTAAAGAATTAAGCCCGTGGTTATACAATTGTCCTAGTCAGATCATTCGCAATAGCGCGGTGAACTGGTATCAAACTTACCAGAAGTTTATGAAAGGTGAGTGCGGAAAGCCTAAGGTCAAGTCAAAATCAGATCGTGGTTCCGTTCACCTGACAAAAGAAGTGTTCAAGTTCGTTAAGTGTGATGACGGTGTAACCCGTTTATTCATTGGCACTAAAACAAATAACATTGGTTTCCTATCATTTAAAGCACACAGTAAGTTTACAGAGCCAAAATCAATATACATCAAGAAAGAGCGCGGCCTATACAGTGTTTCATTTTGCTATGATGATGGCTTTGATGAAAAGACATTACCTAGCGATGAAGAACATTTATCATATCTAAAAAGTGCAACTAAGGAATTTTGA
- a CDS encoding transposase — MVNGKSSYMIRREYWEHVKNMLWGNHFWSPSYCVVSCGGASLDIVKQYIANQNTPPSDRAVKTSIALSKKKT, encoded by the coding sequence GTGGTAAATGGTAAGTCATCATACATGATTAGGCGTGAATACTGGGAGCATGTTAAAAATATGCTTTGGGGTAATCACTTCTGGTCGCCTAGCTATTGCGTTGTGTCTTGTGGTGGTGCTTCATTGGATATTGTTAAGCAGTACATAGCTAATCAGAACACACCGCCAAGCGATAGAGCCGTAAAAACATCAATCGCTTTAAGTAAAAAAAAGACATAG
- a CDS encoding YbaK/EbsC family protein encodes MDVLTERLHKYLRVTPRAVSLLALINDTEPKVEFLMDDDIWQQRAFQCHPLLNTETYVLTKRKALIFKATGH; translated from the coding sequence ATGGATGTATTGACAGAACGCCTACACAAATATTTGAGAGTGACACCGAGGGCAGTGTCGTTACTGGCTTTGATCAATGACACGGAACCTAAGGTTGAATTTTTAATGGATGATGACATTTGGCAGCAGCGGGCATTCCAATGCCATCCATTATTGAATACTGAAACTTATGTGTTAACAAAGCGCAAAGCATTAATTTTTAAAGCGACAGGCCACTAA
- a CDS encoding nuclear transport factor 2 family protein, whose product MKLNTIDTWHQILQTRNTDDLDLLLSDKVVFHSPVTHAPQAGKIITTVYLTAALAVFVNESFHYVRQIISDNDAALEFEVELDGILVNGVDMIKWDDEGKITEFKVIIRPLKAINLIHQKMGELLQAAG is encoded by the coding sequence ATGAAACTCAATACTATCGATACTTGGCACCAAATACTGCAAACTCGTAATACAGATGATCTGGATCTATTACTTTCTGACAAGGTTGTTTTCCACTCACCAGTAACTCATGCACCACAAGCAGGTAAAATAATAACCACTGTATATCTGACTGCCGCACTGGCCGTTTTCGTCAACGAATCATTTCACTATGTCCGCCAGATCATCAGTGATAACGATGCTGCACTGGAATTCGAAGTCGAGTTAGATGGCATCTTGGTGAATGGTGTGGATATGATCAAATGGGATGATGAAGGCAAGATCACCGAATTCAAAGTGATTATCCGCCCGCTCAAAGCCATTAACTTAATTCATCAGAAGATGGGAGAATTACTACAGGCAGCAGGATGA
- a CDS encoding type VI secretion system amidase effector protein Tae4: MARPRPHFARAWMHFSEVNISVKDVGKKIGGHVQINIDSEIFQNACPIRMSYVLNKCGILIPKGGKYAVVSGQDKKQYMYRVNDMIPYLEEIFGKPDITVNHPRMSDFSGQKGIIVFSGNGWSNARGHVTLWNGMICSDACHFMGSDENGTFIPQKAYLWLLA; this comes from the coding sequence ATGGCTAGACCTAGACCACACTTTGCCAGGGCATGGATGCACTTTTCAGAAGTTAATATATCGGTAAAAGATGTAGGTAAAAAAATTGGGGGTCATGTCCAAATAAATATTGACTCTGAAATATTTCAAAATGCGTGCCCAATACGTATGAGTTATGTTTTAAATAAGTGCGGCATATTAATACCTAAGGGAGGAAAGTACGCAGTAGTAAGCGGGCAAGATAAAAAACAATATATGTATCGTGTTAACGATATGATTCCATATTTAGAAGAAATATTTGGTAAGCCTGATATAACAGTTAACCACCCAAGAATGTCAGATTTTAGTGGTCAAAAAGGCATAATTGTATTTTCTGGTAATGGTTGGTCAAATGCAAGAGGTCATGTCACTCTATGGAATGGCATGATTTGTTCAGATGCTTGCCACTTCATGGGTTCAGATGAAAACGGTACTTTTATTCCTCAAAAAGCATACCTTTGGTTGTTAGCATGA
- a CDS encoding T6SS amidase immunity protein Tai4 family protein produces the protein MNKIMILILVSVIASCSSAAMKEADSLNQKTLYKNWVLSRCLAAIVDDKKQKKDAFNTASAYLEVSNLPVEYFLASETLMQQFISLEYQGSISGSFNTKKCIDLFGSKELDNLYHELTK, from the coding sequence ATGAATAAAATCATGATACTTATTTTGGTTAGTGTAATTGCATCATGTTCAAGTGCCGCTATGAAGGAAGCAGATTCACTAAATCAAAAAACACTTTATAAAAACTGGGTTTTAAGCCGCTGTTTAGCAGCTATTGTAGATGATAAAAAACAAAAAAAAGATGCGTTTAATACAGCTAGTGCATATTTAGAAGTATCCAACTTGCCTGTAGAGTATTTTTTGGCATCAGAAACGCTAATGCAACAGTTTATTTCTTTAGAATATCAAGGCTCGATTTCTGGCTCATTTAATACAAAAAAATGTATTGATTTATTTGGCAGCAAAGAATTAGATAACTTGTACCATGAACTCACAAAGTGA
- a CDS encoding AraC family transcriptional regulator, whose amino-acid sequence MVKYQNRFIEILSYVEANLDTDLDVEKLCQLAYLSKYHFHRQCSAFFGMSVMSLVKLLRLKRAAYQLAYRSETKVVDVALACGYESHEGFCRAFKKIFNQSPSGFSLAPDWTPWHSKYEPILKLRTKIMTDKVNLNVEIVEFPETLVATMEHRGAPDLLGNTIKKFIEWRKENRFPPSKSKTFNLLYDDPNVTAPDEYRLDLCCSIECEVEESPEGIVNKVIPKGRCAVIRHIGSDDYLSVLINSLYSKWLEESHYELRDFPIFLERVCFFPESSENEVITDIYLPIK is encoded by the coding sequence ATGGTAAAATATCAAAACAGATTTATTGAAATACTTAGTTATGTGGAAGCTAACCTTGATACAGATCTTGATGTTGAAAAACTTTGCCAATTAGCATATCTGTCAAAGTATCACTTTCACAGACAGTGCTCAGCCTTCTTTGGCATGTCTGTGATGTCACTTGTTAAACTACTTCGACTTAAAAGGGCTGCATATCAACTAGCTTATCGAAGTGAAACAAAGGTTGTTGATGTTGCACTGGCATGCGGTTATGAAAGTCATGAAGGATTTTGTAGGGCTTTCAAAAAAATATTCAATCAAAGTCCATCTGGCTTTAGTCTGGCTCCTGATTGGACTCCTTGGCATTCTAAATATGAACCAATTCTGAAACTGAGGACAAAGATCATGACTGATAAAGTTAATCTAAACGTAGAAATCGTAGAATTTCCTGAAACACTAGTAGCTACAATGGAGCACAGAGGGGCGCCAGATTTACTTGGTAATACTATAAAGAAGTTTATTGAATGGAGAAAAGAAAATCGTTTTCCACCTAGCAAGAGTAAAACATTCAATTTATTATATGATGATCCAAATGTTACCGCTCCAGATGAATATAGGTTAGATCTTTGTTGTTCTATTGAGTGCGAAGTAGAAGAGAGCCCTGAAGGTATTGTAAACAAAGTTATTCCTAAAGGAAGGTGTGCTGTTATTCGTCATATTGGTAGTGATGATTACCTTAGTGTGCTGATAAATTCCCTTTATTCTAAATGGCTTGAAGAGTCGCATTATGAATTGAGAGACTTTCCAATATTCTTAGAAAGGGTTTGCTTCTTTCCTGAATCTTCAGAAAATGAAGTAATTACAGATATTTATTTGCCAATTAAGTAA
- a CDS encoding type II toxin-antitoxin system RelE family toxin has translation MTYELEFKKSALKEWKKLGATIQSQFKKKLTDILSNPHIESAKLSGGNELYKIKLRQVGYRLVYEVNDTVVTVTVISVGKRDKGKIYTAAMNRIN, from the coding sequence ATGACCTATGAGTTAGAATTTAAAAAGTCAGCACTTAAAGAATGGAAAAAGTTAGGTGCGACGATTCAATCACAGTTTAAGAAAAAGTTAACCGATATTTTAAGCAATCCACATATTGAAAGCGCCAAGCTATCTGGTGGTAACGAATTATATAAAATTAAGCTTAGGCAAGTAGGTTATCGGTTAGTTTACGAAGTCAATGATACAGTAGTTACGGTCACCGTGATCTCTGTTGGAAAACGTGACAAAGGAAAAATATATACTGCTGCAATGAATCGCATCAACTAG
- a CDS encoding type II toxin-antitoxin system Phd/YefM family antitoxin, protein MTTRILTEAAASISELKANPMKVALSAHGEAIAVLNRNEPAFYCIPADTYEFMMDYIEDLELLAIVEQRKNEASVKVSLNDL, encoded by the coding sequence ATGACAACTAGAATATTAACTGAAGCAGCTGCAAGTATTAGCGAGCTTAAAGCAAACCCTATGAAAGTCGCATTGAGTGCTCACGGAGAAGCTATTGCGGTATTAAATAGAAATGAACCTGCGTTTTATTGCATACCAGCAGATACTTATGAGTTTATGATGGATTACATTGAAGATTTAGAGCTACTTGCGATTGTTGAACAACGTAAAAATGAAGCAAGTGTAAAGGTTAGTTTAAATGACCTATGA